The sequence aaaaatcgacagtgcgccttagtattcggtgcgccttatgtacgcaTTCATTTTTGGTTGGGTttgccgaccttgaagcaattttatttggtacatggtgaccggtagatggcagtcacacacaagagctacatgtggactgcaagatgacacaagcaagcccaaaactttgatgtttcattgagaatacagaacattacacacgacaccGTAGTCAGTCGTGCTgtacttcaacatacgggtattattacggtgtgtgtaaaaggaccccaaaatggtatCGATAATAAACATATTAGACTTACAATCTGGCGTTTTGTgccgcaatgttatgcaaaaacaacttttcttacctattggtacttgcTGATTTgcctttgggatctgcataagtcagaAAATTTGTGCGTCAGCTTTTGCAGTCCACGCTGACGCGGtcatcaataagctccttctattTCTCTAACCTCCTAattgttgtgggacattcatcctccgctgttgccaattccaatataaagtagcgtgtacACTTctcacttatatatgtcagtagactcgctatggaagcgctaaaaactaccggtacaacaaagatgacggagtgaagacgctgtcgaagtggaggcacgtaaataagaccgcccacaaaacggcgtatcctgaagagactgtcagaaagggaCTTAAAGATAATCTgttaaacataatctatgcaacattttgacgtacatgttatgtagaccacaaggtttTGCAGAGCAATACTGCCACCTAGCGGTCTTTTATAGGTATTGCTGTATTATGTACACTAAAAATGTTCATTGGAAATTCACAGCAAATTACCGGCTACTAATTACTTTACTGTCACAGTGAAgtgtagtgaattatatttatatagcgctttttctcgagtgactcaaagcgctttacatagtgaaacccaatatctaagttacatttaaaccagtgtgggtggcactgggagcgggtgggtaaagtgtcttgcccaaggacacaacggcagtgactaggatggcggaagcggggatcggacCTGGAATcctcgggggcgtggctaagaggggaggagtatatttacagctagaattcaccaagtcaagtatttcacatatatatatatatatatatatatatatatatatatatatatatatatatatatatatatatatatatatatatatatatatatatatgtgtatatatatacagtatataagaaatacttgactttcagtgaattctagctatatatatatatatatatatatatatattaatttatatcccctgctatatatatatatatatatatatatatatatacatatatatatatatataaaataaatacttgaatttcagtgttcatttatttacacatatacacacacataacactcatctactcattgttgagttaagggttgaattgtccatccttgttctattctctgtcactatttttctaaccatgctgaacaccctctctgatgatgcattgctgtgtggcacgcattaaagtgctttcatcaaatacacaagagtctggaatcttcaatctctccctagcatggcccaaaaccggtcaatctttgcttcctgaggaagatcttcactgccaagcacttggtagtccactacttcttcccggaggctatccaggtccaatcacagctgcggcttggaacttacaagcgtatttcttcatcttactcgtcgtcggcgtcgccatggctgtatcttcctcgttcttctgcttcgtctccttgttgtgtgcactctctaaaagccgtagatgttattgtcacatatgcatgtacagtagatggcagtattgtcctgtttaagagtgtcacaacattgctgtttacggcagacgaactgctttacggtagacgaaaacgtgactgctgttgttgtgtgttgttaccgcgctaggtggacgttaatgaaactgcctaacaataaacccacataagaaaccaagaactcgccttcgatcattctacagttataacgtgattgggcaggcacgctgtttatattgtgggaaagcggacgtgaaaacaggctgtcgacacgtcactcaggtccgcatggagctggagggggcgtggcctccagctccgcctgaatttcgggagattttcgggagaaaatttgtccccggaggttttcgggagaggcgctgaatttcgggagtctcccggaaaatccgggagggttggcaagtatggcataccgCCACTTACTCTACAAGATTGTGCAACTTAGTCTTCAGAACCCATTAGTAAACAAATcagtttgaatttacagtaatttgttgtgatattacagAGGAGTTTGGTTACAGTGACAGTTACAATGTGAAATAACAGTTAGTTGCGGAGAAAAAAAAAGGTATCCTAATTTCAGTCATTTGTTGTGATGTTACAGTAAATTACAGTATTTTAAATGTGGTAAAGCTTCACATTGCAGTGTCCAATTCTTGTGTAGAATTGGACAGCTAAACCCTTTCCTCTTGTGTATTTTCAATTCTATGGTTTTCATCATACTTTGCCATCAAAGTTACCTTTCTATAGTGACATAAAAAAACCCAAGAAACGGAttgtaattaattataattaattatccTTGAAAATGCTCACTGAACTGAAGTCCCACGACTATTGCGCAACTTTTAAAGCGTTCCACTTTGAAGGTTTCCATGTACAGCTACACATGCATGTTCTGTTTGGCCAAGAATATtggtaaataataaaaaataaaaaacaaattgaaaAGGTGATGTTTTCAGAGCTCCTCTAGCAGTACTCCTCTCCTTGTGGGTCGGGCAGGTCGTTGAGGTCCAAGAAGATGGAGGTGTTGGAGAGTTTGTGGTCGTTGGACGAGAGGTCCAGCAGCTCCTCTGCAGTACTTGGCACAGAGCTGATATACATGTCCCACATCTGCTCCGGCGCGTCCAACTCCAAGAGGTTCTGCTTGATCTTTAGGTTCTTCTCAATGTTCCTTCGCTTGTGCTTGAACTCCAGGATGGTTTTGGTGTAGCGGTTGATGGTGGTGACGGAGGACGCCATGCACGCCGTGAAAGAACTCCATGCTAATCTAAGGAGAATTTAAACGTAACAATACAACTTTATAGTCCAGATATTGGTgagcattagggatgtccgataatggctttttgccgatatccgatattccgatattgtccaactctttaattaccgataccgatatcaaccgatactgatatcaaccgatatatgcagtcatggaattaacacattattatgcctaatttggacaaccaggtatggtgaagataaggtagttttaaaaaaaatttataaaataagataaataaattaaaaacattttcttgaataaaaaagaaagtaaaacaatataaaaacagttacatagaaactataaattaatgaaaatgagtaaaattaactgttaaaggttagtactattagtggaccagcagcacgcacaatcatgtgtgcttacggactgtatcccttgcagactgtattgatctatagtgatatataatgtaggaaccagaatattaataacagaaagaaacaaccattttgtgtgaatgagtgtgaatgagtgtaaatgggggagggaggtttgttgggttggtgcactaattgtaagtgtatcttgtgttttttatgttgatttaataaaaaataaaaataaaaaaaagatactgataattaaaaaaaatgatacagataatttccgatattacattttatcgcaggccgatattatcggacatctctagtgagcaTGTTTTTGCTTTCTTTTACAATTTAAAGTGGTTTTAATAATGTAGTTCTAACTTCTGATCAGccccaaaaaatacaattaaGTCGGGTGTTCAAAATGGACCTTGCATAACTCCCTAAGAAGCAGCATAATAAATAGAGAGAATTAATATGATATCCTAATTCTCTAATGTATCATTTAATGAAGCACACTAATTATAATGCTTCCAGATTTTTGCAGAAGGGACCTGACAAAGTTGAGTACTAATTTGATGTGTCAGAAGTCTTGCTATACCATACCAATCATACAGTATAAATCCGAACTATTCATATCGTTGTGAAAGGATTATCTTACAAAACTAGCAGGGGATCAAATAATTATGTGTAATTATGATGTCATTTATTTTTGTTCAGGAAAAGGATTTGAAGAGTTTTTAAGATTCATAGTTATATTGCTAATCCAATTGACAAAATACCAAAAATGTACGACAAAAGTTATTTGCTATGCACTTTAATGTTCTGTACTCTGTTCTGCTTTtagtagggctgtcaagtgattacttTCGCTTGCATAAAAAACATCTGcaaaagaaaataccccaatatttggatacagATGCAATCTTGTAGTCAGAATGAGAATGTCATacagaaacgttttttttttaaatgttttactgaactgcaagtcattgatttgctcaaaacttggtcacAGTAAGTATAataagaattaagtgcacatttcaTTTTGAAAGTCTGCAATAATATAACAGTATATTAATAGATAATGTGATAAAGACActataaacaactttacataCTGCACCTATTACATCTGCATTTACTCTTCCTGAGTTTAACCACTTGCTTTACTAAACAAGCTTATTTACCTTTTCAGCTGACAGCCCTGATCTCCAACATTAGTTAGCGACAGGAACAACGTCTTGCAGCGCTAGGTCTTGACAAATATTAAGTGGCCTACATGCGGAGGCTGTCCATTTAGAAAAGGCATTGTTTAATTGATCTGTGGTAAACTTAGGTCAACTCAGCCAGCATAGTTTGTTGTCCTCTGTTTGCTGTCCATGTAGCTTAAATGCTCGCGGCGCCATCCTCACATTCATGTTTCACTTTAAGATAGTATTTTAAACCTGATGTGCGCCAATGATAAGaacgtttgtcgctgcaatactaaCTAATTATTTCAGTTTTATCtgagtttgttttgaagggcgcaGAGCACATCGCTCTAACTATCATCACACTGGCTTTTGACGTGATCACTGCCCGTGCAATGCACGCCGCCTATTTTTGTGAAGTATCTTTATTAATTTGATaacgaaatatatatttttttttactaatcacatgcgttaacgttgacagccctagtttttagAAAACTGCAGTACATCTGAACTGTTCATAACATTGTAAAAGGGATATCTCACAAAAATAGCAGGGGATCAAATATTTCTATAGTTATGGTGTCATTTAGTTTTGTTCAATAAcaggatttatttaaaaaaaatgtaggcTTCATAATTATATTACAAATCCAACACATGGCAAAAGTTACTTGCTATGCACCTAAATGTTCTGTATTGTACTGCACTGCCATCCTTAATtaagtatgtacaatatattgttTAGGGTGAATATTTTCATATGGTGGTCACATGACTGCAGTTGCGCGACATCGTACGTAGTCTATATGAATATGTAAAAGTATGCGAGTGCGTTGCCTCACATGTATGACCAGCTGTAGTCCCATGTCTGAGGTTTCCAGTCTTCTGGGCCCAGACTGACAGTCAGCTGGAAAGCAGTAGTGAACATCATGTGGGCCACCATCCCCAGCAGCCCTGCCAAATACACAGAGAATCAATTAATGTACTTTTCCTACatggccgccagatggcagtgtcGCACAACATTATTGCAGAGAATGGCACTGCAGCATCATGACCTGGACATATGGACATTTAAACAGTCAATTGCTGAATCATTGACTGTCAGTCAATGATTCAGCAATTGTTTCTTCAACTATTGTTGTAGTTTTTTTGTGGTGTACAAGTCTTAATATATTAGTGTTATAATATTCCGGTAACCCAGGATTGTTCTTATATTACGCCTCCAAGAGTTAGTGTCACAGGAGGTTGAAACACAAAGATACAGAGAGACTGGAAGAGACTCATAAGGAGAACGGGGTTTGGTTGATACAATTTTTAATCCAGTGTAAATTTCTCATCATCAAAACATATTTCAATAATCATTCCTGTATTACCTTGAAGTTTAAAGCGCTGGCTTGAAAAATGAAACTCTTTTATTTTCCAACTCATTGTAACAAAGAGGTGATTCACTATCAAAGACAATCCGACACTCTGTGACAACCAACGCCTCCAAGGTATgctatttttttgttgaaaaaaaaaaaaaaaaaaaaagtcttgaaGCAGAAAGCAAAACTTAATTTGAAAGTTAAATTGCATTGATACGTTGACAAATACACGCCTTCATGTGTTTTTAACACAAGATGAGCAAGGGACATGGACAGTAAACACATTTTAGGCCATTCTGCGGTACACAGTATgtgatatgtatgaatatatgtgacAACTAACCCAAAAGAAATGACCACCAAGCCAAAATGGAATTTCTTGCTCGCATTAAAGCTCGAAGACTGTGTAACAACTAGTTAGCTAGTGATTTACAAATCTAAATTAAAGCTTCAAGCAGCCATGgaagggaccgactttgacggcacataaaatccaaaccggtgcagtaattaaaactctttggtcaacttttaatcagaagggttaaatctctctcctgtgctagtttgaagccgacacgactaacacgctcagaggagataatgtttgaaaaaaggtgaccggtttttacaaaacttttgttttgaagggggaattgcaaacttcctgttgattttggtgctgggggttgtcaatatatgaaatgtaggtctaagtgagacctaagtgagatttttgtttcatgtctctaagacattcctactggaagttacaggcagttttgtctgagttttcttcctagcgggcgctagagcgcaattttgagttttggggttggatttttttattagatcgcaatatttgccagtcctgatgtatgtgtccagtttggtgagttttgaagcatgttaagagggtcaaattacagctcaaagtggcaaaagtgactgtttttactaagattttgtttagaagggggaattgccaacttcctgttgatttttgctgaaggatgttagtgtataaaatctaggtctaagtcagacctacatagaggtttttgtttcatgtctctacaacaatcctaccggaagttacaagcagttttgtctgtgttttttcctagggggcgctagagcgcagttttgagttttggggttttttctttttattagatggcaatttttgccagttctgatgtgtgtgtcaaatatggcgagttttgaagcatgctaagtgggtcaaattacagctcaaagaggcggcggtataataaagaataataataaataaaaccttataaattcaatagggtcttctgtcccaaagggacattgcggtccctaataagaccttacaaattcaatagggtcctctgtcccaaagggacattgcggtccctaataaaacgcacgaaatacaatagggtcctctgtcccaaagggacattgcggtacctaataataaaaccttacaaattcaatagggtcctctgtcccaaagggacattgcggtgcctaataaaaccttacaaattcaatagggtcctctgtcccaaagggacattgcggtccctaataaaacgcacaaaatacaatagggtcctctgtcccaaagggacattgcagtCCCTAAAAAAGCTGTCTCCAATTGTTTTCTTCTGAAAGCTACTTTTACAATATGAAAACGTTGTCATAGCTTATTTTAACTCACAACTGAATACGCTTGTTGTGTCAGGACAGGAACACAATGTTGGTATCCACAATTCCTATTTAGCACACaactctgcggtcccctccaaggtttctcattgtatcccactgggttgagttttttcttgccctgatgtgggatctgagccgaggatgtcgttgtggcttgtgcagccctttgagacacttgtgattacgggctatataagtaaacattgattgatagttTCTATAAAAGCTTTAAAAAAGTGTTCATCTCCATCCTGTAGTTCATTATACATTTCTCTCTGGTGTGTCTTATATTTGTCACATGGGGGTCAcatcttactgcggggtcgttcttctaggatgcagacggacaaagcgtgaaggtaggagatgatttattctcCATAAATCATACAAAGTCAATCAAAACAGACAGAAAACAAAGAAGAcgtgtgccgatcgcacgggaagctaaggcgagacttagcacaggaatcaagaaGCATAGAAGACAAGGAATTtacccaacgtaactgttgcattcagcaaacaatgaagccagacagagtgtggcgagcaatgtgaataaatagctctctgattagtgcccggcagcaggtgaacgtgccgaacactaaccagaggcaggtgaaaccaatcagtacccatggtgaccaaaacaaactcaggagtgcacaaaacaggaactaagacaTCCAAAACTAccagaacatgactaaacaaaacatgatccgggccacggatcatgacaatattatGAAGTGCAAACATGAATGCTGCTCAATACTACATATTTTACTGACTCACACTGCAGAtcaaataaacacacaaacaaaattGTCTCACATTCAACATGAAATACAGTAAGAAGTTTTCTGCCTCTTATTGGATATGAGTATCTTATTATACATCACACATTACTCACTGTCTCAACAActgtttcaacaagtcaaatgtaagactttttaaagagcataataaatgtaatttaagacaatttcacatccatacggacaaaaacaaacaaagagatAAATGAAAATCAGAGGGCCAGAATAAATTTTAAGTATATGAAATGATTCACTGCTCTTTTttacattggaaaacaaaatggttaaactaactacaaaacccaaaacca is a genomic window of Nerophis lumbriciformis linkage group LG11, RoL_Nlum_v2.1, whole genome shotgun sequence containing:
- the gsg1l2b gene encoding germ cell-specific gene 1-like protein isoform X2, which produces MCIDRRRRASLALTLNFLALFLAVSALGTSHWCAGTRKVVKPFCTGPVTTKQSFCIRFNSSNLNDTRLVQYIWETGDDKYVMRKFHTGIWFSCEHNINMTGENCRSFIYVTPANERGLLGMVAHMMFTTAFQLTVSLGPEDWKPQTWDYSWSYILAWSSFTACMASSVTTINRYTKTILEFKHKRRNIEKNLKIKQNLLELDAPEQMWDMYISSVPSTAEELLDLSSNDHKLSNTSIFLDLNDLPDPQGEEYC